From the genome of Geminocystis herdmanii PCC 6308, one region includes:
- a CDS encoding type II toxin-antitoxin system HicA family toxin → MGKLEKLIDKLLRDPPELSYDDVYYILTNFGFQEVSAKGSHHTFRNNQGQKITVPKKGGKTVKRTYLKQIVMLLKLGE, encoded by the coding sequence ATGGGAAAGTTAGAAAAATTAATCGATAAATTATTAAGAGATCCACCAGAATTAAGTTATGATGATGTCTATTATATTCTTACTAATTTTGGCTTTCAAGAAGTATCAGCAAAGGGTAGTCATCATACTTTTAGGAATAATCAAGGACAGAAAATAACCGTACCCAAAAAAGGCGGTAAAACCGTTAAAAGAACTTATCTTAAACAAATAGTAATGTTATTAAAATTAGGAGAATAA
- a CDS encoding type II toxin-antitoxin system HicB family antitoxin produces MKTQDKLTTLKDYLNLNYPITFYPENEGGYTVIIQDLEGCISEGETLEEAMENILDAKQSWLETAWEYGDNIPFPSNFIPNN; encoded by the coding sequence ATGAAAACTCAAGATAAATTAACCACATTAAAAGATTATTTAAACTTAAATTATCCTATTACTTTTTATCCCGAAAATGAAGGCGGATATACTGTAATAATTCAAGATTTAGAAGGTTGTATTTCTGAAGGTGAGACATTAGAAGAAGCGATGGAAAATATATTAGATGCCAAACAATCATGGTTAGAAACTGCATGGGAATATGGTGATAATATTCCTTTCCCCTCTAATTTTATTCCTAATAATTAG
- a CDS encoding GumC family protein — translation MVKTIPSNIINTTSQKRIGWRIFRYLGVAALANGMVWGLALYYLKTTIPSYTSELILNVAGSGQGVNVNLPDIGQAVTSTSSAFGSSSDPRENYKLIASNSTVLQEAADSMKLPLEDFGLPQIKIINNTTTFKIEITGNTPEKAQQKARALYQALANRLDFLRTTEQNSRNEAIQSAVNEAESKLTKAQSRLSDYKMQSGLSSSDQVGYLINTIEQLRKQRAELVTQTRQSEATLEQLSKTLQTSSPEASDSLTLQSDQEFQNSLKEYTQITLELEALKESRGENYPDVLELKDKQQTALNIFLKRGESLLGKSLDQNSLQNLNLDNTSGLGIKRGELYQKIVTLESEHKGFMGQLEALNQQIKELEARLTILVDKARTLDSLLKEVQIAEAIFTTTLAKVDLGKSDPFGSFPLLQLIEEPSLPQDATSPKTKLVIIGAGLGSILVTFGLTILWWRAPLQVVVKKIIKNVLE, via the coding sequence ATGGTCAAAACTATACCATCAAATATAATCAACACCACATCGCAAAAACGAATTGGATGGAGAATTTTTCGTTATTTGGGAGTAGCAGCCCTTGCGAATGGAATGGTATGGGGATTAGCTCTTTATTATCTAAAAACTACTATCCCTAGTTATACCAGCGAACTCATCTTGAATGTAGCAGGAAGCGGACAAGGAGTCAATGTCAACTTACCCGATATTGGACAAGCGGTGACATCCACTTCCTCCGCTTTTGGTAGTTCATCTGATCCCAGAGAAAATTATAAACTAATCGCTTCCAATAGTACCGTTTTACAAGAAGCAGCCGACTCAATGAAATTACCCTTAGAAGATTTTGGCTTACCTCAAATCAAGATTATTAATAATACCACTACTTTTAAAATAGAAATAACGGGCAACACTCCCGAAAAAGCTCAACAAAAAGCAAGAGCTCTTTACCAAGCCTTAGCCAACAGATTAGATTTTCTGCGCACCACGGAACAAAACAGTCGCAATGAGGCGATTCAATCGGCGGTGAATGAAGCAGAATCAAAATTAACTAAGGCTCAAAGCCGTCTCTCAGATTATAAGATGCAATCGGGTTTAAGTTCCTCGGATCAGGTCGGATATTTAATTAATACGATCGAACAACTACGAAAACAAAGAGCCGAATTAGTCACTCAAACCCGACAATCAGAAGCTACATTAGAACAACTATCAAAAACGTTACAAACATCTTCCCCCGAAGCCTCAGACTCTCTTACTTTACAAAGTGATCAAGAATTTCAAAATAGTTTAAAAGAATATACCCAAATAACCCTAGAATTAGAAGCCTTAAAAGAAAGTCGAGGAGAGAATTATCCTGATGTATTGGAATTAAAAGACAAACAGCAAACAGCCCTTAATATCTTTTTAAAACGAGGAGAATCCTTACTAGGCAAATCCTTAGATCAAAATAGCTTACAAAATCTTAACCTAGACAATACCAGTGGTTTAGGCATTAAACGAGGAGAACTATATCAAAAAATTGTCACCCTAGAATCAGAACATAAGGGCTTTATGGGGCAACTAGAGGCATTAAATCAACAAATAAAAGAACTCGAAGCACGACTAACTATTTTAGTCGATAAAGCCCGAACTCTTGATTCTTTATTAAAAGAAGTGCAAATTGCGGAAGCTATATTTACTACCACCCTTGCGAAAGTGGATTTAGGCAAAAGTGATCCCTTTGGTTCATTTCCTTTACTACAGTTAATCGAAGAACCTAGTTTACCACAAGACGCAACATCCCCCAAAACAAAACTGGTAATCATCGGGGCGGGATTAGGCTCAATTTTAGTTACCTTTGGTTTAACTATTCTTTGGTGGAGAGCGCCTTTACAAGTAGTTGTGAAGAAAATTATCAAAAATGTTCTTGAGTAA